A genome region from Bacillaceae bacterium IKA-2 includes the following:
- a CDS encoding class I SAM-dependent methyltransferase, which translates to MLEDTGERIIPKQMKPTNGLLLEHIARYYFSTPYVSGRVLDIACGTGYGSQMVAKTRKKEIAEMIGVDIDDDTLKYAINNYYHPLLSFQKGNVLDPSLSEKIGTFDTILSFETIEHVADDQLFMKNIYNLLNPGGTLILSTPFGQGRGKPSREPFHIHQFTKDEFIDLFQIFAEAEIYFQRGVTIEPARKGVHYPLGVAVAVK; encoded by the coding sequence GTGTTAGAAGATACAGGAGAACGAATAATTCCGAAACAAATGAAGCCAACGAATGGTCTTTTACTAGAACATATAGCAAGGTATTATTTTTCTACCCCATATGTTAGTGGTCGTGTCCTTGATATAGCTTGTGGAACAGGGTATGGAAGTCAAATGGTGGCAAAAACGCGAAAAAAAGAAATTGCTGAAATGATTGGTGTTGACATTGACGATGATACATTAAAATATGCGATCAATAATTATTATCACCCACTATTATCTTTTCAAAAAGGAAATGTACTTGACCCCAGTTTGTCCGAAAAAATTGGGACATTTGATACGATTTTGAGCTTTGAAACAATTGAACATGTAGCCGATGATCAGTTATTTATGAAAAATATCTATAATTTATTGAACCCTGGTGGAACACTGATTTTATCGACCCCGTTCGGACAAGGTAGAGGCAAACCATCTAGAGAACCATTTCATATCCATCAATTTACAAAAGATGAATTTATCGATCTTTTTCAAATTTTCGCTGAGGCAGAGATTTATTTTCAGCGTGGTGTAACGATTGAACCAGCTCGTAAAGGGGTCCATTATCCACTAGGCGTTGCAGTAGCTGTTAAGTAA
- a CDS encoding helix-turn-helix domain-containing protein, which yields MTIAQVAEYFQISEMTTYKLVQQGKISAFKIGRHWRVKKEDLSEFIEKLKNDEKI from the coding sequence ATGACGATTGCTCAAGTTGCAGAATACTTTCAAATAAGTGAAATGACAACCTACAAATTAGTTCAACAAGGGAAAATTTCAGCTTTTAAAATCGGTCGTCATTGGCGCGTGAAAAAAGAAGATTTAAGTGAATTTATTGAAAAACTTAAAAATGATGAAAAAATCTAA
- a CDS encoding SulP family inorganic anion transporter, with the protein MNLQAIKTEWFSNIKGDTLAGIVVALALIPEAIAFSIIAGVDPMVGLYASFTISVVIAFIGGRPGMISAATGAMALLMITLIADHGLEYLLAATVLTGIIQIIFGVFKLAKYMKFIPRSVMVGFVNALAILIFTAQLQHFVDATWMMYGLVALTLGIIYILPRFTNAIPSTLVAIVVVTALAIFGNLGMSTVGDMGNLQSTLPVFLIPSIPFNLETLMIILPYSLALAIVGILESLLTAQIVDDMTDTGSDKNKESRGQGIANVVTGFFGGMAGCAMIGQSVINVKSGGRGRLSSLVAGVFLMFLIIVLGSIVVQIPMAALAGVMFMVAIGTFDWNSIRTLHKIPRTDAIVMVVTVLTVVITHNLAIGVLTGVVLSALFFGAKISKVHVTSQFSNSGQKKTYFVDGQLFFVSVTDFIDSFDFKDDVKEVEIDFTRAHLWDDSAIGAIDKVEMKYEQNGVTVLLTGMDKESSTLMKKIGGLSKNSGH; encoded by the coding sequence TTGAACTTACAAGCAATTAAAACAGAATGGTTTAGCAATATTAAAGGAGACACACTTGCAGGGATTGTTGTTGCTTTAGCATTAATTCCTGAAGCTATCGCCTTTTCAATTATTGCAGGTGTAGACCCAATGGTAGGGTTGTATGCATCATTTACAATCTCAGTAGTTATTGCTTTTATTGGAGGTCGCCCAGGCATGATCTCCGCTGCAACAGGGGCAATGGCATTACTGATGATAACGCTAATAGCCGATCATGGTCTAGAGTATTTATTAGCGGCGACAGTCTTAACAGGCATTATTCAAATTATATTTGGAGTGTTTAAGTTAGCGAAATACATGAAATTTATTCCGAGATCGGTAATGGTAGGATTTGTAAATGCACTAGCAATCTTAATTTTTACAGCTCAATTGCAGCATTTTGTCGATGCAACATGGATGATGTATGGCTTAGTCGCTTTAACGTTAGGAATTATTTACATTTTACCGAGATTTACAAATGCGATACCGTCTACACTTGTGGCGATTGTTGTAGTGACGGCGCTTGCAATATTTGGTAATTTAGGTATGAGTACAGTAGGCGATATGGGTAATCTTCAAAGTACTCTTCCGGTATTTTTGATTCCATCAATTCCTTTTAATCTTGAAACATTGATGATTATCTTACCGTACTCATTAGCTCTAGCAATTGTTGGTATTTTAGAATCACTTCTAACTGCCCAAATTGTTGATGATATGACCGATACAGGAAGTGACAAAAATAAAGAAAGTCGTGGTCAAGGTATTGCCAACGTTGTAACAGGATTTTTTGGTGGAATGGCGGGTTGTGCGATGATTGGACAATCTGTTATTAATGTTAAGTCTGGTGGTAGAGGTCGTTTATCTTCACTAGTAGCAGGTGTATTTCTAATGTTTCTAATTATTGTTCTTGGTTCAATTGTTGTTCAAATTCCAATGGCCGCCTTAGCTGGGGTCATGTTTATGGTAGCAATTGGGACGTTCGATTGGAACTCTATTCGAACGTTGCACAAAATTCCGAGAACAGATGCGATAGTTATGGTCGTAACAGTACTGACAGTTGTTATTACGCATAACTTAGCAATAGGTGTCCTAACAGGTGTCGTTTTGAGTGCACTTTTCTTTGGTGCAAAAATTTCAAAGGTTCATGTAACATCACAATTTTCAAATTCAGGTCAGAAAAAAACATATTTTGTAGACGGTCAGCTATTTTTCGTATCAGTTACTGATTTTATTGACTCATTTGACTTTAAAGATGATGTAAAAGAAGTTGAAATTGATTTTACCCGTGCTCATCTTTGGGATGACTCAGCAATTGGCGCGATTGATAAAGTTGAAATGAAATACGAGCAAAACGGAGTTACCGTTCTTTTAACAGGAATGGATAAAGAAAGTTCAACATTAATGAAAAAAATTGGTGGTTTATCGAAAAACTCTGGACATTAA
- a CDS encoding universal stress protein, translating into MFENILLAADGSVHSLRAAEKAICLIKNKETADIKVVYVVDSSTSKSDVLKNLDDHDIAEKRKQKLKDIFALLESSGVKHELKVIHGEPGETLVEYANNHKFDCLVIGSRGLNRFQSMVLGGVSHTVAKGAKCPVMIVK; encoded by the coding sequence ATGTTTGAAAATATTTTATTAGCAGCAGATGGATCTGTTCACTCTTTAAGAGCGGCTGAAAAAGCAATTTGTTTGATAAAGAATAAAGAAACAGCAGATATTAAAGTCGTCTATGTTGTCGATAGTTCAACCTCAAAATCAGATGTATTGAAAAATCTAGATGATCATGACATTGCTGAAAAACGTAAACAGAAATTGAAAGATATTTTTGCTTTACTTGAGAGTTCAGGAGTTAAGCATGAGCTTAAAGTTATTCATGGTGAACCGGGAGAAACTTTAGTTGAATATGCAAATAATCATAAATTCGACTGTTTAGTGATTGGTAGTCGAGGACTTAATCGTTTCCAAAGCATGGTTTTGGGTGGAGTAAGTCATACAGTCGCTAAAGGCGCAAAGTGTCCTGTAATGATCGTTAAATAA
- a CDS encoding AarF/ABC1/UbiB kinase family protein, translating into MLRRRIRHIQRYKEIVTAFTRNGFGFVMKELGLLQLVSMPKRLFIEGNKETRTKTVGERFRVFFEEMGPTFIKIGQLASTRSDFIPADIIKELEKLQDDVPAFSYEDVESILVKELEVKMADIFKEFNEIPIAAASIGQVHFAILKTGQQVAVKIQRPNIRQVIETDLEILRDIAALAERRLEWAAKYQLVDIVDEFAKSLWAEVDYTIEARNAEKISKQFLNDPKIKIPEIYWEFSSKKVLTMEYVEGTKLNEIDKIEKKGYSRKATAERVINSIFKQIFVHGFFHADPHPGNILVVADEKIIFMDFGMVGRLTPEMRDHFASFIIAMMLQSTGGVIKAIFQMGLVPDDVNSVLLHSDVDMLREKYYDVPISQLSLGEAVNDLFSVASKHGIRIPTDLTLVGKSLLTLEGLIEKLDPSISIVKIAEPFGRQLLKERYLPKNFLGRVWNNIIEYSEVVTDFPKSLKDFSSIMKQGKLRVEVSISDLDQLLMRLERVSNRISFSIVLLSFSIIMVGLIMGTSLAGTTSTLIWRLPTVEIGFGVALIMVLWLLFSILKSGRF; encoded by the coding sequence ATCTTAAGGAGAAGGATTAGACATATACAACGTTACAAAGAAATTGTAACAGCTTTTACCCGCAATGGTTTCGGTTTTGTCATGAAGGAACTAGGTTTACTCCAACTAGTTAGTATGCCAAAAAGGCTATTCATTGAAGGAAATAAAGAAACGCGAACAAAAACAGTTGGTGAACGCTTCAGGGTATTTTTTGAAGAAATGGGGCCAACTTTTATAAAAATTGGGCAATTAGCTAGTACGAGGTCTGACTTTATCCCAGCAGATATTATTAAAGAGCTAGAGAAACTACAAGATGATGTTCCAGCTTTTTCGTATGAAGATGTTGAGAGCATTTTGGTGAAAGAGCTTGAAGTTAAGATGGCAGATATTTTTAAGGAATTCAATGAAATACCCATTGCAGCGGCATCAATTGGACAAGTGCATTTTGCGATTTTGAAAACAGGTCAACAGGTTGCGGTTAAAATTCAACGACCCAATATTAGGCAAGTAATAGAGACTGACTTAGAAATATTACGAGATATTGCAGCGCTTGCCGAACGAAGGTTAGAATGGGCAGCGAAGTATCAACTTGTTGATATAGTTGACGAGTTTGCAAAGTCACTCTGGGCTGAAGTCGATTATACAATTGAAGCTCGAAATGCTGAAAAAATTTCAAAACAGTTTCTAAATGATCCGAAAATCAAGATTCCAGAGATTTATTGGGAATTTTCAAGCAAAAAAGTATTGACGATGGAATATGTAGAAGGAACAAAATTAAATGAAATCGATAAAATCGAAAAAAAAGGATATAGTCGCAAAGCCACTGCAGAGCGAGTAATAAATTCGATTTTTAAGCAAATTTTTGTACATGGATTTTTTCATGCCGATCCCCATCCTGGCAATATATTAGTGGTGGCAGATGAAAAGATAATTTTTATGGATTTCGGAATGGTCGGACGTCTCACTCCAGAAATGAGAGATCATTTTGCATCATTTATTATTGCGATGATGCTGCAAAGTACAGGCGGTGTTATCAAAGCAATTTTTCAAATGGGCCTTGTACCTGACGATGTGAATAGCGTCTTATTACATTCAGATGTTGATATGCTCCGGGAAAAATATTACGATGTTCCTATTAGTCAGCTAAGTTTAGGTGAAGCCGTAAATGATTTGTTTTCGGTTGCCTCGAAGCATGGGATTCGAATTCCAACGGATTTAACGCTAGTCGGAAAAAGCTTATTGACGCTGGAAGGGTTGATTGAAAAACTAGATCCTTCGATAAGTATTGTGAAAATTGCCGAACCATTTGGCCGTCAGCTGCTCAAAGAACGTTATCTACCGAAGAACTTCTTGGGGAGAGTTTGGAATAATATTATTGAGTATAGTGAAGTTGTTACTGATTTCCCTAAAAGTTTAAAAGATTTTTCTTCTATTATGAAGCAAGGAAAACTAAGGGTAGAGGTTTCTATTTCCGATCTTGACCAGTTATTAATGAGGTTAGAACGAGTCAGTAATCGGATTTCCTTTAGTATTGTTTTACTTTCTTTTAGCATTATTATGGTTGGACTTATTATGGGTACATCACTAGCAGGAACAACATCAACACTGATTTGGAGATTACCTACTGTTGAGATTGGCTTTGGAGTAGCACTAATTATGGTTCTCTGGTTACTTTTTTCAATTTTAAAGTCAGGAAGATTTTGA
- a CDS encoding pseudouridine synthase yields MRINKFISESGITSRREADKWIAAGRVTINGAIAELGSKVDPGDDVRADNKPIVVEQENVYIVLNKPVGITSTTDRNIKGNIVDFVNHPKRIFHIGRLDKDSEGLILLTNDGDIVNEILRAENKHEKEYIVSVDKPITAAFLSEISDGVEILDTKTLPCKVTKISKYTFRIILTQGLNRQIRRMCSALDYQVQKLQRIRVMNIHIDSLSVGHWRDLTKEELNQLFNDLNYRRGK; encoded by the coding sequence TTGCGAATCAATAAATTTATTAGTGAATCAGGAATAACTTCAAGACGCGAGGCTGATAAATGGATTGCCGCGGGGAGAGTCACAATAAATGGTGCGATAGCAGAGTTAGGTAGCAAGGTAGATCCAGGCGATGATGTTCGTGCTGATAATAAGCCAATTGTCGTCGAGCAGGAAAATGTCTACATAGTTTTAAACAAACCAGTTGGAATAACAAGTACAACCGATAGAAATATAAAAGGAAATATTGTTGATTTTGTTAATCACCCGAAACGAATTTTTCACATTGGTCGGCTCGATAAAGATTCAGAAGGCTTAATTTTGCTTACAAATGACGGTGATATCGTTAACGAAATTTTGCGAGCTGAAAATAAACATGAAAAAGAATATATTGTTAGTGTCGATAAGCCAATTACCGCTGCATTTTTAAGTGAAATTTCAGACGGAGTAGAAATATTAGATACGAAAACACTTCCTTGTAAAGTAACGAAAATATCAAAATATACGTTTCGAATCATTTTAACCCAAGGTTTAAATCGTCAAATTCGCCGGATGTGCTCAGCTCTTGATTACCAAGTTCAAAAGCTACAACGCATTCGCGTGATGAACATTCATATAGATAGTTTAAGCGTTGGACATTGGCGTGACCTCACAAAAGAGGAGCTCAATCAGCTATTTAATGACCTTAATTATAGGCGCGGAAAATAA
- a CDS encoding ABC transporter ATP-binding protein, with protein MKMINVTDLKKYYGSLKAVDGVSLDVLEGEIFGLLGPNGAGKTTTMEMMEGLRDFDSGEVTINGLSITKHRKEITSFIGVQLQSTSMFDLLQVEEILEMYASFYKKNVPVETILEQMNLIEKRRDRIKGLSGGQKQRLAIGLALIHDPKVIFLDEPTTGLDPQARRSLWDIILELKKQGKTIILSSHYMEEAYVLCDRLAIMDRGKIIALDTPDRLIASLEMESAIQFHWDEDLTELETIKGVTKVTILKDQTVIYTSNLQESLIALIKLTEKKGIQLQDLQTRSASLEDVFLQLTGRSLREE; from the coding sequence ATGAAGATGATAAATGTAACTGATCTAAAAAAATATTATGGCTCCCTAAAAGCAGTAGATGGAGTAAGTTTAGATGTTTTGGAAGGGGAAATTTTTGGTTTACTAGGCCCAAACGGAGCTGGTAAAACGACAACGATGGAAATGATGGAAGGACTTCGTGATTTTGACTCAGGTGAAGTCACGATAAATGGCTTATCGATAACGAAGCATCGAAAAGAAATTACCTCGTTCATCGGCGTTCAGTTACAATCGACGTCAATGTTTGACCTTTTACAAGTAGAGGAAATTTTGGAGATGTACGCAAGCTTTTACAAAAAAAATGTACCAGTGGAAACAATTTTGGAACAAATGAATTTAATCGAAAAGCGACGCGATCGTATTAAAGGTTTGTCAGGCGGTCAAAAACAACGGCTTGCAATAGGCTTGGCGCTAATTCATGACCCAAAAGTAATTTTTTTAGACGAACCTACTACTGGGTTAGATCCGCAAGCACGTCGGTCGTTATGGGACATCATTTTGGAATTAAAAAAGCAAGGTAAAACGATCATATTGTCGTCTCATTATATGGAGGAGGCCTATGTGTTATGTGATCGCTTAGCGATTATGGACAGGGGAAAAATCATTGCCTTAGATACTCCAGACCGATTAATTGCTTCTCTTGAAATGGAGTCAGCTATTCAGTTTCATTGGGATGAAGATTTAACGGAGTTAGAAACAATAAAGGGCGTGACTAAAGTGACAATACTAAAGGATCAAACTGTCATCTATACATCCAATTTACAGGAAAGTTTAATTGCGTTAATTAAATTGACGGAGAAAAAGGGTATTCAATTACAAGACTTGCAAACGAGAAGTGCCAGCTTAGAGGACGTCTTCCTGCAGTTAACAGGAAGGAGTTTGAGAGAAGAATGA
- a CDS encoding ABC transporter permease — protein MKAYKQLTIAQLKLFARNKAVIFWTTFFPLFLMIVLGTFLGGGTDTTIKVAWVDHDQSEYSLVMKETFLETQAIILTEWEDVDTAKAEIEEGNAAFVIEIKSGFADLIEEGGQVPTFSVFYDETNQAITQLGFAIIDQAVDQLNKELIDYQETVFIEKQGIKSLDLTYLDFLVPGIAALMILSSNLNGVAAQIASWRERGVLRRMKLTGLPASTFIAAQITARTILNITQSTLVLGVGIFFLGAQMNGNWFLLLFYLILGILVFMSLGFIIANMAKTPEHASPIAGFISFPMLFLGGIFFPITNMPELLQPIVMALPIAHLANVLRDVMNVGATMGDLIIPTAILVTWFIVCFSIASKTFKWE, from the coding sequence ATGAAAGCATATAAACAATTAACAATCGCTCAATTAAAGCTATTTGCACGAAATAAGGCAGTGATTTTTTGGACAACTTTTTTCCCATTATTTCTAATGATTGTTTTAGGTACATTTTTAGGTGGAGGCACGGACACAACTATTAAAGTGGCTTGGGTAGATCATGATCAAAGTGAATATTCTCTCGTTATGAAGGAGACTTTCTTGGAGACGCAAGCAATTATCTTAACCGAGTGGGAGGATGTAGATACAGCAAAAGCGGAAATAGAAGAAGGTAATGCTGCTTTTGTCATTGAAATTAAATCAGGTTTTGCTGATTTAATTGAAGAAGGCGGACAAGTTCCAACATTCTCGGTCTTTTATGATGAAACTAATCAAGCAATTACTCAACTTGGTTTTGCGATTATCGATCAAGCAGTTGATCAATTAAATAAAGAACTGATTGATTATCAAGAAACAGTATTTATAGAAAAGCAAGGCATTAAATCGTTAGATCTTACATATCTAGACTTTTTAGTACCTGGTATAGCAGCACTAATGATTCTTTCTAGTAATTTGAACGGTGTAGCGGCACAAATTGCATCATGGCGTGAGCGTGGTGTATTGCGACGTATGAAATTAACGGGTCTGCCAGCAAGTACATTTATTGCTGCGCAAATTACCGCAAGAACAATATTGAATATTACACAATCAACTTTAGTCTTAGGTGTCGGGATATTCTTCTTAGGTGCCCAGATGAACGGCAATTGGTTTTTACTTTTATTCTATTTAATATTAGGAATTTTAGTGTTTATGTCACTTGGATTTATTATTGCCAATATGGCGAAAACACCAGAACACGCATCGCCAATCGCTGGTTTTATTTCTTTTCCAATGTTATTTTTAGGGGGGATATTCTTTCCGATTACGAATATGCCAGAACTTTTACAGCCGATCGTTATGGCGCTTCCAATCGCTCATCTTGCAAATGTATTACGAGATGTGATGAATGTCGGGGCGACAATGGGAGACCTGATCATACCAACAGCTATTTTAGTTACGTGGTTTATCGTATGCTTCAGCATAGCTTCAAAAACATTTAAGTGGGAATAA
- the pgmB gene encoding beta-phosphoglucomutase, which produces MDNQLDAVIFDLDGVITDTAEYHYLAWKNLANSLGIDFDKKSNEQLKGISRMESLEMILKFDKKEALFSDAEKLEFATKKNQYYQVLIKDISKKDILPGIVELLEKLKANNIKIALASASKNAKVIIEGLGLRSHFDVIVDVEKIKKGKPDPEIFLKGADLLGVPIDRCIGIEDAQAGVEAIKAANMFAVGVGSKDALKRADYIVETTNQLVFEEIKKRFLES; this is translated from the coding sequence ATGGATAATCAATTAGATGCTGTCATCTTTGATTTAGATGGCGTCATAACAGATACAGCAGAATATCATTATTTAGCTTGGAAAAACTTAGCTAATTCCTTGGGAATTGATTTTGATAAAAAATCCAATGAACAATTAAAAGGTATTAGCCGAATGGAATCCCTAGAAATGATATTAAAATTCGACAAAAAAGAAGCATTGTTTAGTGACGCTGAAAAGCTAGAATTTGCAACAAAAAAGAATCAATATTATCAAGTCTTAATTAAAGATATTTCAAAAAAGGATATTTTACCTGGCATTGTAGAATTGCTGGAAAAATTAAAAGCTAACAATATAAAGATTGCTTTAGCTTCTGCAAGTAAAAATGCAAAAGTAATTATTGAAGGGCTAGGGCTTCGTAGTCATTTTGATGTAATTGTTGATGTTGAAAAAATCAAAAAAGGTAAACCCGATCCAGAGATTTTTTTGAAGGGAGCTGATCTCTTGGGAGTCCCAATTGACAGGTGCATAGGCATTGAGGATGCTCAAGCTGGAGTTGAAGCGATCAAAGCGGCTAACATGTTTGCTGTTGGAGTAGGCTCTAAGGATGCACTTAAAAGAGCGGATTATATTGTAGAAACAACTAATCAGTTAGTATTTGAAGAGATCAAAAAAAGATTTTTAGAAAGTTAA
- a CDS encoding cold-shock protein, translating into MLEGTVKWFNAEKGFGFIEREEGDDVFVHFSAIQGDGFKSLEEGQKVTFEIVEGNRGAQAANVNKA; encoded by the coding sequence ATGTTAGAAGGAACAGTTAAGTGGTTTAATGCAGAAAAAGGATTCGGATTTATCGAGCGTGAAGAAGGGGACGATGTATTCGTACATTTCTCAGCTATCCAAGGAGACGGCTTCAAGTCTTTAGAAGAAGGCCAAAAAGTAACATTCGAAATCGTCGAAGGTAACCGTGGAGCACAAGCTGCTAACGTTAATAAAGCATAA
- a CDS encoding dimethylarginine dimethylaminohydrolase family protein, translating to MNLTEVLIEKSFCINEYGLLKRVIVCEPKHMTIRDIINDTQKHFQNEGIHIQKAMEQHAQFVQILKANGIDVILLPPAKKFPEQVFTRDIGFTLGQTIFVSDMAVPIRNGEEEILKNWLKGEELSYFNIIGDSIEGGDIIIDGNTIYVGISDRTNEAAFNHLKSLLPTFTVTSVRFHPQYLHLDCVFNVISPTEAIIFPGVIDKQDEELLRSKYDLIYVSPEEQFSLATNVLSIGNKKIFSLPVNKGVNGDLRKRGYDVIEVDITEIIKSGGSFRCCTLPILRE from the coding sequence ATGAATTTAACTGAAGTATTGATTGAAAAATCATTTTGCATAAATGAATATGGGCTTTTGAAACGCGTAATCGTTTGTGAACCAAAGCATATGACAATTCGAGATATCATTAATGATACTCAAAAACATTTTCAAAATGAAGGAATTCATATTCAAAAAGCAATGGAACAACATGCTCAGTTTGTGCAAATTTTAAAGGCGAACGGAATCGATGTAATCTTATTGCCACCAGCAAAAAAATTCCCTGAGCAAGTGTTTACTCGTGACATTGGGTTCACACTCGGCCAGACAATTTTCGTTTCAGATATGGCTGTCCCAATTCGCAACGGTGAAGAAGAAATTTTAAAAAACTGGCTCAAAGGTGAGGAACTTTCTTACTTCAATATCATCGGCGACTCAATTGAAGGCGGAGATATTATTATCGACGGCAACACAATTTATGTAGGTATCAGTGATCGAACTAATGAAGCTGCTTTTAATCATTTAAAAAGTCTGTTACCTACATTTACTGTTACTTCAGTTCGATTCCATCCTCAATACTTACATTTAGATTGTGTTTTTAACGTAATCTCTCCAACTGAAGCAATCATCTTTCCTGGCGTTATTGATAAGCAGGATGAAGAATTACTTCGTTCCAAATATGATTTAATATATGTATCACCTGAGGAACAGTTTTCATTAGCAACCAATGTCCTTTCGATTGGAAATAAGAAAATTTTTAGTCTTCCCGTAAATAAAGGTGTTAATGGCGATCTCAGAAAAAGGGGTTATGATGTTATTGAGGTTGATATTACAGAGATTATAAAATCCGGTGGCTCGTTCCGCTGTTGTACACTACCGATATTGCGTGAATAA
- a CDS encoding DegV family protein, whose amino-acid sequence MSKKKIAWVTDSTAFITKELRENPDVYIMPLIIIFSGQSYQDGIDLTTEELYEKINNSKEVPKTSQPSVGKFAELFEKLKAEYEQVIAVHVSGELSGTVESSRAGLEMADFNGEIVDSKSMSYSITTLLYKGIELAKTIDDHKEIAAKLREEALNSEKYILLGSLDQFHKGGRMSKTQFLLGNLLQIKPIITIRTTGKFDLFQKVRSEKKAVNRLLEFLASALEKNSVTEVQIMHGNVLAKALELKVRIEKQFPDIGVVVGEISSTIAAHAGEGTVALIWQNEQK is encoded by the coding sequence ATGAGTAAAAAAAAGATAGCTTGGGTCACTGATAGCACAGCTTTTATAACAAAAGAATTACGTGAAAATCCTGATGTTTACATAATGCCTTTAATAATTATCTTTTCTGGGCAGTCTTATCAAGATGGCATTGATTTAACAACTGAAGAACTTTATGAGAAGATAAATAATTCAAAAGAAGTACCAAAAACTTCACAACCTTCTGTTGGAAAGTTTGCTGAACTTTTTGAAAAGCTTAAAGCCGAATATGAACAAGTAATTGCTGTTCACGTATCTGGGGAATTAAGTGGGACGGTTGAAAGCTCAAGAGCCGGTTTGGAAATGGCAGACTTTAATGGAGAAATTGTCGATTCAAAATCGATGTCTTATTCAATTACAACTTTACTTTATAAAGGAATAGAACTAGCTAAAACCATTGATGACCATAAAGAAATTGCTGCTAAACTTCGTGAAGAAGCTTTAAATTCCGAAAAGTATATTTTATTAGGCAGTTTAGATCAATTTCATAAAGGCGGCCGAATGTCAAAAACACAGTTTTTACTAGGTAATCTTTTGCAAATTAAGCCGATTATAACAATTAGAACAACAGGTAAATTCGATTTATTCCAAAAAGTACGCTCTGAGAAAAAAGCTGTAAATCGGTTACTAGAATTTTTAGCTAGCGCACTTGAAAAAAATAGCGTTACCGAAGTTCAAATTATGCATGGAAACGTCTTAGCTAAAGCTTTAGAGTTAAAGGTGAGAATTGAAAAACAATTTCCTGATATCGGCGTAGTTGTAGGTGAAATTAGTTCAACAATTGCTGCTCATGCTGGAGAAGGTACTGTAGCGTTGATTTGGCAAAATGAACAGAAATAA
- a CDS encoding DNA starvation/stationary phase protection protein encodes MSNENLIKSLNSHLADWSVLFTKLHNYHWYVKGPEFFTLHVKFEEYYTEAATYIDTIAERILTIEGKPLATLKEFLEVSSIEEASSKEVSKEMVAILTADFEKVIANSNETIELAEADGDESTADMFIGIKTSLEQHVWMLKAYLG; translated from the coding sequence ATGTCAAATGAAAACTTAATCAAATCCTTGAACTCTCATCTAGCAGATTGGAGTGTCTTATTTACTAAGTTGCACAATTATCACTGGTACGTGAAAGGACCTGAATTCTTTACATTACATGTAAAATTTGAAGAGTATTATACAGAGGCAGCAACATATATTGACACGATAGCAGAGCGGATTTTAACAATCGAAGGTAAACCACTTGCAACATTAAAAGAGTTTTTAGAAGTCTCCTCAATTGAAGAAGCATCGAGCAAAGAAGTTTCAAAAGAAATGGTGGCAATCTTAACAGCAGATTTTGAAAAAGTAATTGCAAACTCAAATGAAACAATTGAGCTTGCCGAAGCTGATGGAGATGAATCTACTGCTGATATGTTTATTGGTATCAAAACTTCATTAGAGCAACATGTGTGGATGCTAAAAGCATACTTAGGTTAA